Genomic segment of Bacteroidota bacterium:
TGTTGTCAACCGCACGTTTGCAGGAAATGGTTTCGGCAACAGTACTCCCTGCGATAATGAAATTGCCATTGCAAATAACGGCCACCTGATCTCCGTGCAGAACAGTAATATTTTCCGTTACAGAACGGCCACCAATCAGAACATCTCTACACAATCACTTGCATTCTGGGCTGGTGCGCTTGGAAATATTGCAACGAAATATGATCCGAAAGTAATCTATGATCCGGAAGCAGATCGATTCATTCTCGTTTGTCTCGCCGGCTATTCTTCCGGTTCCACCAACATCATCATTGGTTTTTCTAAAACAGATACGGCAAACGGCGCTTACAATCTTTATGAACTTCCCGGAAATCCGTTCAGCGATACACTCTGGACCGATTACCCGATGATCGCCGTAAATCACAATGAACTTTTCTGCACGGTAAATCTTCTTCATGATAATCAATCGTGGCAAACAGGATTTGTGCAATCACTCATCTGGCAGGTGAATAAATGGGATGGTTATGCCGGTGATACCTTGCGCACACAATTGCACAGCAATATTCAATTCGGCGGAAAACCTATTCGTGATATTTGTCCTGTGGAAGGCGGGTCGAATACTTTTGCCGGGCCCGATATGTATTTTCTCTCCGACAGAAATCTTGCGGCTTCGAATGATTCTGTTTTTCTTCTTCACCTTACCGACACTGCAAATGCACCGGGACAACAACTGAATGTAACATTATTGCAATCGAACATCAGTTATTTCATGCCGCCGAATGCAGTGGAGAACGGCGGCGACGGCGGAAGAATGGCGACGAATGATGCGCGCGTGCTTGGCGCATTCATGGAGAACAATAAAATTCAATACGTGCATAACACGATGGATACGTCCACCGGAAAATGTGCGGTGTATTACGGCATCATCAGCAATGCAACTTCAAGTCCTTTTCTTTCTGCAACAATCATTGGCGATACTGCGCTTGAATATGGTTATCCGAATATCGCTTACACCGGTTACGGGGCGGGTGATGATCACGCGATGATCTTTTTCCTTCACTGCGATAGTCTCACTGCTCCCGGTCATTCTGTAATTGCTGCTGACGGAAACGGAAATTTTTCTTCGCGCACGAATGTGAAAAGCGGGCTTGGATATATTGATGTACTCACGGGCGATGAACGCTGGGGCGATTATTCAGGCATCCAGCGAAAATATGATGTAGGAGGAACGTGTTGGGTAAACGGAATGTACGGGACGAGTTCGCATGCACTCGCGACGTGGGTTTCAGAAATAGGAATGAGCGCTGATGTGGGCGTGAATGAAAATCAAAATGCATTACCGGAAATTACTTCTTA
This window contains:
- a CDS encoding T9SS type A sorting domain-containing protein — encoded protein: MKKFLSALFFLGSITAFSQTTTSFRIPCSGQSTAPDPAHDPAPAIVHVNEADNIDDESDPRIKDSLEKLYRHPRTENSTARNSNPQIQSVPAPVVNRTFAGNGFGNSTPCDNEIAIANNGHLISVQNSNIFRYRTATNQNISTQSLAFWAGALGNIATKYDPKVIYDPEADRFILVCLAGYSSGSTNIIIGFSKTDTANGAYNLYELPGNPFSDTLWTDYPMIAVNHNELFCTVNLLHDNQSWQTGFVQSLIWQVNKWDGYAGDTLRTQLHSNIQFGGKPIRDICPVEGGSNTFAGPDMYFLSDRNLAASNDSVFLLHLTDTANAPGQQLNVTLLQSNISYFMPPNAVENGGDGGRMATNDARVLGAFMENNKIQYVHNTMDTSTGKCAVYYGIISNATSSPFLSATIIGDTALEYGYPNIAYTGYGAGDDHAMIFFLHCDSLTAPGHSVIAADGNGNFSSRTNVKSGLGYIDVLTGDERWGDYSGIQRKYDVGGTCWVNGMYGTSSHALATWVSEIGMSADVGVNENQNALPEITSYPNPFTETFNVVFTNEKTQNIRFVIYDAQGKETSVLLNDQFAEGKMNFTFNAGILSPGIYFLRAEGSDGSVLFTQRLVRQ